In a genomic window of Acidobacteriota bacterium:
- a CDS encoding methylmalonyl-CoA mutase family protein — translation MTRNRATSSGIDLPPFFEPDDLPGENGAQAAPGEFPFTRGLYQDMYRKRLWTMRQYAGYASATESNRRYRYLLEQGTTGLSVAFDLPTQIGYDSDARAARGEVGRVGVAIDSVEDMRTLFDGIPLGQVTTSMTINSTASILLSMYLAVAEEQGTPWGNVGGTVQNDILKEYIARGTHIYPPPHSLRLVTDLIVFCSEHVPRWNPVSISGYHIREAGSTAAQEIAFTLANALCYVDLVLARGLEIDSFAPRLSFFFNAHNNFLEEVAKFRAARRLWAELVRERYEPRNERSCWLRFHTQTGGSTLTAQQPENNVARVAIQALAAVCGGTQSLHTNGADEALGLPTETSARVALRSQQIVAHETGVADVADPLGGSWAIEALTGELAAKARSMIEQIEELGGAAQAIESGYQQNEIANAAYRHQLAVEARDEVIVGVNAYTQEEDEEATFLAVDPAAEARQVERVRKVREQRDASAATAALDRLRQAAAGEDNLVPRILDCVRRRATLGEISDRLRTVWGEYEK, via the coding sequence GTGACCAGGAACCGCGCCACGAGTTCGGGTATCGATCTGCCGCCGTTCTTTGAGCCGGACGACCTGCCGGGGGAGAACGGGGCTCAAGCCGCGCCCGGCGAGTTCCCGTTCACGCGCGGCCTCTACCAGGACATGTACCGCAAGCGACTGTGGACGATGCGCCAGTACGCCGGCTACGCCAGCGCCACCGAGTCGAACCGCCGGTACCGCTACCTCCTGGAGCAGGGCACGACCGGCCTCTCGGTGGCCTTCGATCTCCCTACCCAGATCGGCTACGACTCGGATGCCCGGGCCGCCCGCGGCGAGGTGGGGCGCGTCGGTGTCGCGATCGACAGCGTCGAGGACATGAGGACCCTGTTCGACGGCATCCCGCTCGGTCAGGTCACGACCTCGATGACGATCAACTCGACGGCGTCGATCCTCCTCTCCATGTATCTGGCGGTCGCGGAGGAGCAGGGTACGCCCTGGGGAAACGTCGGCGGTACGGTCCAGAACGACATCCTGAAGGAGTACATCGCCCGCGGCACCCACATCTACCCGCCGCCCCACTCCCTGCGCCTGGTCACCGACCTGATCGTCTTCTGCTCCGAGCACGTTCCGCGCTGGAATCCCGTTTCGATCTCGGGTTACCACATCCGCGAAGCGGGCTCCACCGCCGCCCAGGAGATCGCCTTCACCCTCGCCAACGCCCTCTGCTACGTGGACCTGGTGCTGGCGCGCGGGCTCGAGATCGACAGCTTCGCCCCGCGGCTCTCCTTCTTCTTCAACGCCCACAACAACTTCCTCGAGGAAGTCGCCAAGTTCCGGGCCGCCCGCCGCCTCTGGGCCGAGCTCGTCCGCGAGCGCTACGAACCGCGCAACGAACGCTCTTGCTGGCTGCGCTTCCATACCCAGACCGGCGGCTCGACCCTGACCGCGCAGCAACCCGAGAACAACGTCGCCCGGGTCGCGATTCAGGCGTTGGCCGCCGTCTGCGGAGGCACCCAGTCGCTGCACACGAACGGGGCCGACGAAGCCCTCGGTCTGCCGACCGAGACCTCCGCGCGGGTGGCGCTGCGCAGCCAGCAGATCGTGGCTCACGAGACGGGGGTCGCCGACGTCGCCGATCCGCTCGGCGGCTCGTGGGCGATCGAGGCGCTCACCGGGGAACTCGCGGCCAAGGCCCGCAGCATGATCGAGCAGATCGAAGAGCTCGGCGGCGCCGCCCAGGCGATCGAGTCGGGCTACCAGCAAAACGAAATCGCCAACGCCGCCTACCGCCACCAGTTGGCGGTCGAGGCCAGGGACGAGGTGATCGTCGGCGTCAACGCCTACACCCAGGAGGAAGACGAGGAGGCGACGTTCCTCGCCGTCGACCCGGCCGCCGAAGCCCGGCAGGTCGAGCGGGTCCGAAAGGTCCGCGAGCAACGCGACGCGAGTGCGGCGACGGCCGCCCTCGACCGGCTGCGGCAGGCGGCAGCGGGCGAAGACAACCTGGTTCCCCGCATCCTCGACTGCGTCCGGCGGCGCGCAACGCTCGGCGAGATCTCGGATCGCCTGCGCACGGTCTGGGGCGAGTACGAAAAATGA
- the carB gene encoding carbamoyl-phosphate synthase large subunit has product MPKRTDIESILIFGSGPIVIGQACEFDYSGTQACRVLRREGYRVILVNSNPATIMTDPEIADATYVEPLVPDVAMKIIERERPDALLPTVGGQTGINLTLALEESGALEESGMKLLGAGIEALRLGEDRLLFKRAMVEAGLEVPESGIASTLEDARRIIDRLGFPVIVRPSFTLGGEGGGVVFNRDEIDDVIVRALQASPASTALIEQSVLGWKEFELEVMRDVADNAIVVCSVENVDPMGVHTGDSITVAPQQTLSDPEYQDMRDDAFTVIRKVGVATGGSNIQFAVEQGSGRRVVIEMNPRVSRSSALASKATGFPIAKIAAQLAVGYTLDEISNDITGKTYAAFEPTLDYTVVKIPRWAFEKFERTAGTLGTSMKSVGEVMAIGGNFREALMKGLSGLELEAAWPRQEELVSDPVGLRRRLSTPNWQRLFGVFAALRQGWTVDEVAAASDIDQWFLREIRTVVEIEAELACWDLESAPDELLRRARLSGLSDQRVASLFGSGEDLVAREITKRGLDRVFKRVDTCAAEFVAVTPYLYSTPGVEDEALPTERRKVMILGSGPNRIGQGIEFDYCCVHAVFALRRAGYETIMVNCNPETVSTDYDTSDRLYFEPLTFEHVMAIYRREQPLGAIVQLGGQTPLKLAHSLEAAGVSILGTSPEAIDLAEDRRRFGDLLAEEDILVPANGSAVSLDEACRVADEIGYPVVVRPSYVLGGRAMSICYDQPTLINYMRRAADVSPGRPVLLDRFLEDAFEVDVDLVADGERAVVCGIMQHIEEAGIHSGDSAAVLPPYRVDEGDLDKMRDIATRLALRLGVVGLMNVQFAIYDGEVYVLEVNPRASRTVPFIAKAVGLPLVQIATRVMVGETLEEIGLVEEPPVDRFFVKAPVFPFDRFPGVDPVLGPEMKSTGEVMGIGRSFGSAFAKAWLGAGHALPDSGAAFLSVNDRDKPALLRVAERLRDLGFELLCTAGTASFLSERGIETQRVNKVAEGRPHVVDYLINGEVGLIVNTPLGGESYKDDMEIRTTALKFDIPCVTTISGAMAAVDAIEALRESLLQVTALQDLGSAPVTEAAVASSAAR; this is encoded by the coding sequence ATGCCGAAGCGGACGGACATCGAGTCGATCCTGATCTTCGGCTCGGGGCCCATCGTCATAGGCCAGGCGTGCGAGTTCGACTACTCCGGCACCCAGGCCTGCCGTGTCCTGCGCCGGGAGGGCTACCGGGTCATCCTCGTCAACTCGAACCCGGCGACGATCATGACGGATCCGGAGATCGCGGACGCGACCTACGTCGAGCCCCTCGTGCCCGACGTGGCGATGAAGATCATCGAGCGCGAGCGGCCGGACGCGCTGCTGCCGACCGTCGGCGGCCAGACCGGGATCAACCTGACCCTGGCGCTGGAAGAGTCCGGCGCGCTCGAGGAGTCCGGGATGAAGCTGCTCGGCGCGGGGATCGAGGCTCTGCGCCTGGGTGAGGACCGCCTGCTCTTCAAGCGGGCCATGGTGGAGGCCGGTCTCGAGGTGCCGGAGAGCGGTATCGCGAGCACGCTTGAGGACGCGCGGAGGATCATCGACCGCCTGGGCTTCCCGGTCATCGTCCGGCCGAGCTTCACGCTGGGAGGCGAGGGCGGCGGCGTCGTGTTCAACCGCGACGAGATCGACGACGTGATCGTCCGCGCCCTGCAGGCGAGTCCGGCCTCGACCGCCCTGATCGAGCAGTCGGTTCTGGGCTGGAAGGAGTTCGAGCTCGAAGTGATGCGCGACGTGGCCGACAACGCGATCGTCGTCTGTTCGGTCGAGAACGTCGATCCGATGGGCGTGCACACGGGCGACTCGATCACTGTGGCGCCGCAGCAGACGCTGTCCGATCCCGAGTACCAGGACATGCGCGACGACGCCTTCACCGTGATCCGGAAGGTGGGCGTCGCGACCGGGGGCTCGAACATCCAGTTCGCGGTAGAGCAGGGCAGCGGGCGGCGCGTCGTGATCGAGATGAACCCGAGGGTGTCGCGAAGTTCGGCCCTGGCGTCCAAGGCCACCGGTTTCCCGATCGCCAAGATCGCCGCGCAACTGGCGGTCGGCTACACCCTGGACGAGATCTCGAACGACATCACGGGAAAGACCTACGCGGCCTTCGAGCCGACCCTCGACTACACAGTCGTCAAGATCCCGCGCTGGGCGTTCGAGAAGTTCGAGCGCACCGCCGGCACCCTGGGCACGTCGATGAAGTCGGTGGGCGAGGTGATGGCGATCGGCGGGAACTTCCGCGAGGCGCTGATGAAGGGTCTCTCCGGCCTGGAACTGGAGGCGGCGTGGCCGCGCCAGGAGGAGCTCGTCAGCGATCCGGTCGGTCTACGACGGCGGCTCAGCACGCCCAACTGGCAGCGCCTCTTCGGGGTCTTCGCCGCACTGCGCCAGGGCTGGACGGTCGACGAGGTGGCCGCGGCCTCGGACATCGACCAGTGGTTCCTGCGCGAGATCCGGACGGTCGTGGAGATCGAAGCGGAACTCGCCTGCTGGGACCTCGAATCCGCTCCGGACGAGCTGCTCCGCCGGGCCCGGCTGAGCGGGTTGAGCGATCAGCGGGTCGCCTCGCTGTTCGGAAGCGGGGAGGACCTGGTGGCCCGCGAGATCACGAAGCGGGGGCTCGACCGCGTCTTCAAGCGCGTCGACACCTGCGCCGCCGAGTTCGTGGCGGTCACCCCGTACCTCTACTCGACGCCCGGGGTGGAGGACGAGGCCCTGCCCACCGAGCGCCGGAAGGTGATGATCCTGGGCTCCGGGCCGAACCGGATCGGCCAGGGGATCGAGTTCGACTACTGCTGCGTTCACGCCGTCTTCGCCCTCCGGCGGGCCGGCTACGAGACGATCATGGTGAACTGCAACCCGGAAACCGTCTCGACGGACTACGACACCTCGGACCGGCTCTACTTCGAGCCGCTGACGTTCGAGCACGTGATGGCGATCTATCGCCGCGAGCAGCCGCTGGGCGCGATCGTCCAGCTCGGCGGCCAGACTCCGCTCAAGCTTGCCCACAGCCTCGAGGCCGCGGGCGTCTCCATTCTGGGCACGTCGCCGGAGGCGATCGACCTCGCCGAGGACCGCCGGCGCTTCGGCGATCTCCTGGCGGAGGAGGACATCCTGGTGCCGGCCAACGGCTCCGCGGTGTCGCTCGACGAGGCCTGCCGGGTGGCGGACGAGATCGGCTATCCCGTCGTCGTGCGGCCGAGCTACGTGCTCGGCGGCCGGGCGATGTCGATCTGCTACGACCAGCCGACGCTGATCAACTACATGCGCCGTGCCGCCGACGTCTCGCCGGGGCGGCCGGTGCTGCTCGACCGCTTTCTCGAGGACGCCTTCGAGGTCGACGTCGACCTGGTGGCGGACGGGGAGCGGGCGGTCGTCTGCGGCATCATGCAGCACATTGAGGAGGCCGGCATCCACTCCGGCGATTCGGCGGCGGTGCTGCCGCCCTACCGGGTGGACGAGGGGGACCTCGACAAGATGCGCGACATCGCCACGCGGCTGGCCCTGAGGCTGGGCGTCGTCGGCCTGATGAACGTGCAGTTCGCGATCTACGACGGAGAGGTCTACGTGCTGGAGGTGAATCCCCGGGCCTCGCGGACGGTGCCCTTCATCGCCAAGGCGGTCGGCCTGCCGCTGGTGCAGATCGCCACCCGGGTCATGGTCGGGGAGACCCTGGAGGAGATCGGTCTCGTCGAGGAACCCCCGGTTGACCGCTTCTTCGTCAAGGCGCCGGTCTTCCCGTTCGACCGCTTCCCGGGCGTCGATCCGGTCCTGGGTCCGGAGATGAAGTCGACCGGCGAGGTGATGGGTATCGGCCGCAGCTTCGGCAGCGCCTTCGCCAAGGCCTGGCTGGGCGCCGGTCACGCGCTGCCCGACAGCGGCGCCGCCTTCCTGTCGGTCAACGACCGGGACAAGCCGGCGCTGCTGCGAGTCGCCGAGCGCCTGCGGGACCTCGGCTTCGAACTTCTGTGCACCGCCGGCACCGCCTCGTTCCTCAGCGAGCGGGGCATCGAGACACAGCGCGTGAACAAGGTGGCCGAAGGACGGCCGCACGTGGTCGACTACCTGATCAACGGCGAGGTCGGCCTGATCGTGAACACGCCGCTGGGCGGCGAGTCGTACAAGGACGACATGGAGATCCGCACGACCGCGCTCAAGTTCGACATCCCGTGCGTGACGACGATCTCGGGGGCGATGGCCGCGGTGGACGCCATCGAGGCGCTGCGCGAGAGCCTGCTGCAGGTGACCGCGCTCCAGGATCTCGGCTCGGCGCCGGTGACCGAAGCCGCGGTCGCGTCGTCCGCGGCGCGTTGA
- a CDS encoding FtsX-like permease family protein, with protein sequence MVDAHESGASARGRRVVWWIAARYLLGGRSRLLTGTARSALGSTGLGVAAMVVSMALMSGYTGSVETRLLQSGPLVVTPLGEAAGDLAAADETAGRLRRLPGVERVGVTLAGQGALASGTNPAGVDVWFRGVLPGASSFGAGDEELGRNADGIDAIVLGRQLERTLGAARGDLLRLTAIVGSSSGQPRFAYRTLRVAGAFETGFSEYDRRYAVLHRDAVEALGAVGVVLEVATSPGADPSVVHGRIEELVGGDALVTDWRRGNREIFAALRLQKWGLFLVLGLIVLVSTFNIAAALVVMVRERGRDTAVLGALGLGPRRLRRVFLACGLSLGAAGTGLGLLLGSLVSVIITRYELVRFDPGVAEIYFISSVPFDVRPLDLLAVAGFSLLVVGLACWWPARLAASLEPARALHWE encoded by the coding sequence GTGGTTGATGCCCACGAGTCGGGCGCTTCGGCGCGGGGCCGCCGGGTGGTCTGGTGGATCGCCGCGCGCTACCTGCTCGGGGGACGAAGCCGGCTTCTGACGGGAACGGCGAGGTCGGCCCTCGGGTCGACCGGTCTGGGTGTGGCGGCGATGGTTGTCTCGATGGCGCTGATGAGCGGTTACACGGGCTCCGTCGAGACGCGGCTGCTTCAGAGCGGGCCTCTGGTCGTCACGCCCCTGGGTGAAGCCGCGGGGGATCTCGCCGCGGCCGACGAAACGGCGGGTCGACTGCGACGGCTGCCCGGAGTGGAGCGGGTCGGCGTCACGCTGGCCGGTCAGGGCGCGCTGGCGAGCGGGACGAATCCGGCCGGCGTGGACGTCTGGTTCCGGGGCGTCCTGCCGGGGGCTTCCTCCTTCGGGGCCGGCGACGAAGAACTTGGACGGAACGCCGACGGCATCGACGCGATCGTGCTCGGCCGCCAGCTCGAGCGGACGCTTGGCGCGGCGCGCGGGGACCTGCTGCGCCTGACGGCGATCGTGGGTTCATCCTCGGGCCAGCCGCGCTTCGCCTACCGCACGCTCCGGGTCGCCGGGGCCTTCGAGACCGGGTTCTCCGAGTACGACCGGAGGTACGCCGTCCTCCACCGGGACGCAGTCGAGGCCCTCGGCGCGGTCGGAGTGGTCCTGGAAGTGGCGACGTCGCCGGGCGCCGACCCGTCGGTCGTGCACGGGAGAATCGAGGAGTTGGTGGGCGGCGATGCGCTGGTCACCGACTGGCGCCGGGGCAACCGGGAGATCTTCGCGGCGCTTCGGCTGCAGAAGTGGGGCCTGTTCCTGGTGCTGGGCCTGATCGTGCTGGTGTCGACCTTCAACATCGCCGCTGCGCTGGTCGTCATGGTGCGGGAGCGGGGCAGGGACACGGCGGTGCTCGGGGCGCTGGGGCTTGGCCCGCGACGGCTCAGACGAGTGTTCCTGGCCTGCGGGTTGAGTCTGGGCGCCGCGGGCACCGGCCTCGGTCTGCTGCTCGGTTCGCTGGTCAGCGTGATCATCACCCGCTACGAACTCGTACGGTTCGATCCTGGCGTGGCGGAGATCTACTTCATCAGCAGCGTTCCGTTCGACGTGCGGCCGCTGGACCTGCTGGCCGTGGCCGGCTTCAGCCTCCTCGTCGTCGGGCTCGCGTGCTGGTGGCCTGCCCGGCTGGCGGCGTCGCTCGAGCCGGCGCGGGCTCTCCACTGGGAGTAG
- the carA gene encoding glutamine-hydrolyzing carbamoyl-phosphate synthase small subunit: protein MTGRLILEDGSVFHGESLVEGSRFAEVVFNTSMTGYQEILTDPSYRGQIVIMTQPHIGNYGTYDDAEESHRIWVEGFVVREFTARRSGLGDGELGAYLNAAGVPALAGIDTRAAVRRLRDHGAMRGLITSCDRPDAELVEEVRRQPTMEGRALVDEVTCEAPYELEPEGEEKVRLAVYDFGVKRNILRSLVRQGARVVVLPARTPARECLALEVDGVVLSNGPGDPEPLQEIIGEVRELIDSRTPLFGICLGHQLLGLALGGTTFKLKFGHHGGNQPVRDEETGEVSITSQNHGFALAGDSLPDDCQVAAINLNDGTVEAFKATGRPIFSVQYHPEAAPGPHDAARLFGEFLDVCG, encoded by the coding sequence GTGACGGGTCGTCTGATTCTCGAGGACGGTTCCGTCTTTCACGGCGAGAGCCTGGTCGAGGGCAGCCGCTTCGCGGAGGTCGTCTTCAACACGTCGATGACGGGCTACCAGGAGATCCTGACGGACCCCTCCTATCGGGGTCAGATCGTGATCATGACCCAGCCTCACATTGGCAACTACGGGACGTACGACGACGCGGAGGAGTCGCACCGGATCTGGGTGGAAGGGTTCGTCGTCCGCGAGTTCACGGCCCGCCGCTCGGGACTGGGCGATGGCGAGCTGGGCGCTTACCTGAACGCGGCGGGCGTGCCGGCGCTCGCGGGCATCGACACGCGGGCCGCGGTGCGGCGCCTGCGCGACCACGGCGCCATGCGGGGGTTGATCACGAGTTGCGACCGGCCGGACGCCGAGCTGGTCGAGGAAGTGCGGCGGCAGCCGACGATGGAGGGGCGGGCCCTGGTCGACGAGGTGACCTGCGAGGCGCCGTACGAGCTCGAGCCGGAGGGCGAGGAGAAGGTCCGCCTGGCGGTGTACGACTTCGGCGTCAAGCGGAACATCCTTCGCTCGCTGGTCCGGCAGGGCGCCCGGGTCGTCGTGCTGCCGGCGCGCACGCCGGCTCGCGAGTGCCTCGCCCTGGAGGTCGACGGCGTGGTGCTCTCGAACGGACCGGGAGACCCGGAACCGCTCCAGGAGATCATCGGCGAGGTGCGGGAATTGATCGACTCCAGGACGCCGCTGTTCGGTATCTGTCTCGGCCACCAGCTCCTGGGTCTGGCGCTGGGCGGCACGACGTTCAAGCTGAAGTTCGGGCATCACGGCGGCAACCAGCCGGTCCGGGACGAGGAGACCGGCGAGGTTTCCATCACGAGCCAGAACCATGGCTTCGCGCTCGCCGGCGACAGCCTTCCCGACGACTGCCAGGTGGCGGCGATCAATCTGAACGATGGAACGGTAGAGGCCTTCAAGGCGACCGGACGGCCGATCTTCTCGGTCCAGTACCACCCGGAGGCGGCGCCGGGGCCGCACGACGCCGCGCGACTGTTTGGGGAGTTCCTCGACGTCTGTGGTTGA
- the mce gene encoding methylmalonyl-CoA epimerase, translated as MITGLDHVAIAVPSIEEARAFYEKLGLEIAAIEVVEHEGVRVAMIPCGGTRIELLEPLSNDSPVGRFLERRGPGIHHLCMRSDDVHEDDGKLREDGLSLLRERPGPGAEGATVQFVHPKSAGGVLLELSEPAR; from the coding sequence ATGATCACGGGTCTGGACCATGTCGCGATCGCCGTCCCTTCCATCGAAGAGGCGAGAGCGTTCTACGAGAAGCTGGGCTTGGAGATCGCTGCGATCGAGGTGGTCGAGCACGAAGGAGTGCGGGTAGCGATGATCCCCTGCGGCGGCACGCGGATCGAACTCCTGGAGCCGCTGTCGAACGATTCTCCGGTGGGGCGCTTCCTCGAGCGCCGCGGCCCGGGCATACACCACCTCTGCATGCGGAGCGACGACGTTCACGAGGACGACGGGAAGCTGCGGGAGGACGGCCTGTCTCTCCTGCGCGAGCGGCCCGGCCCCGGCGCCGAGGGCGCCACGGTTCAGTTCGTCCACCCGAAGAGCGCCGGCGGCGTGCTGCTGGAACTGTCGGAGCCGGCGCGGTGA
- the meaB gene encoding methylmalonyl Co-A mutase-associated GTPase MeaB, translating to MSVDRTADAWLDDPEPWRETRRLGRALTAIEGGVDTQALARTAWRRAGRAMTIGLTGPPGVGKSTLTAALARELRQRGDPVAVLAFDPTSPLTGGAVLGDRVRMSDLETDPAVFIRSMASRGAGGGLAQAAAAATDLLDAAGFPWILVETVGTGQAQTAIRRNSDLVVLVTAPGLGDGVQAIKSGTMEIADVFVVNKSDLPGAAAARRSIVEMLDLADGAGGEPPAVLPTVARTDEGAAEVLDAVSACFERLRAGGEIRDRRAARLRRRVLDLYRAEVLRLAMCSIDDDRFARTLLAASASKALDGEADSQQNRAPLEAGPASDPRDPVDPYDLADRLVGEFVGGFRQHRGA from the coding sequence GTGAGCGTCGATCGGACTGCCGACGCCTGGCTGGACGACCCCGAGCCCTGGCGCGAGACCCGGCGGCTGGGCCGGGCTCTGACCGCGATCGAGGGCGGCGTGGATACGCAGGCCCTCGCGAGGACGGCCTGGCGGCGCGCCGGCCGCGCGATGACGATCGGCCTGACCGGACCGCCCGGAGTCGGCAAGAGCACCTTGACGGCCGCTCTGGCCCGGGAACTTCGGCAACGGGGGGACCCGGTGGCGGTGCTCGCCTTCGATCCGACCAGCCCGCTGACCGGCGGCGCCGTGCTCGGCGACCGGGTGCGGATGTCCGACCTGGAAACCGATCCGGCCGTCTTCATCCGCTCGATGGCCTCGCGCGGCGCCGGCGGGGGACTGGCGCAGGCCGCTGCCGCGGCGACCGACCTGCTCGATGCCGCGGGCTTTCCCTGGATTCTGGTGGAGACCGTGGGGACCGGGCAGGCCCAGACCGCCATTCGCCGGAACTCGGACCTGGTGGTCCTGGTGACGGCGCCCGGTCTGGGCGACGGCGTTCAGGCGATCAAGAGCGGGACGATGGAGATCGCGGACGTGTTCGTCGTCAACAAGAGCGATCTGCCGGGCGCCGCCGCCGCTCGGCGGTCGATCGTGGAGATGCTCGACCTGGCGGACGGAGCCGGTGGCGAGCCGCCGGCTGTGCTGCCAACCGTGGCGCGGACGGACGAAGGCGCGGCGGAGGTCCTGGACGCGGTGTCCGCGTGTTTCGAACGGCTGCGGGCCGGAGGCGAGATTCGCGACCGGCGGGCGGCCCGCCTGCGGCGCCGGGTGCTCGACCTGTACCGCGCCGAGGTCCTGCGGCTCGCCATGTGTTCGATCGACGACGACCGGTTCGCGCGGACGCTCCTCGCGGCCAGCGCTTCGAAGGCGCTGGACGGGGAGGCCGATTCGCAGCAGAATCGGGCGCCGCTGGAAGCCGGGCCGGCCAGCGATCCCCGTGATCCGGTCGATCCCTACGATCTGGCGGACCGGTTGGTCGGCGAGTTCGTCGGCGGATTCCGGCAACACCGAGGCGCATAG
- a CDS encoding SpoIID/LytB domain-containing protein, with product MGVRGSQTVKRYLTNLGLVAVACLLLATASAVHPGAATSPPSIVLPEEIRLGLATDLERVEVACCDGPSWLADDAGRRYEVAGSFEVLAAPGTASPGVHRLQVAALRDRVQAEKLAGRLADLLDQRADSVLDAGTGLYRVRVGRFADREAAEQARGRLHVEGFDDVWITIEGQVLEEPGFEVDGIGRVVGRRLRLESADGVVRILGRRYRGALEVFLSDRAGLNVVNAAPLEDYLRGVVPVELGPDLYPELEAIKAQAVAARTYAVKRLGEFEEEGYDLCATPLCQVYGGLEVEHPVSDRAIAATGGEILLRDGALQEALFTASCGGSTELVDHVFPLLAGGGPMATACVEGGVVTLGGGAEGSPARHLLRSVGVRSVRERRVDERLDRARSGGDLEVVEGSLGGLDGGWLDLRQQGRRRLVPLAAESALLVTEVPLGTPPGELGVPAPSLTAAPGDRLRVYLVRGQVVLVVHETPRLGDQPKAEPWSLWRSHGSLRAAVEKRFPGLGLRSMRVLERGVSGRVARIDLIGEKGTVELQGLAIRWLLDIPEHLVRVTAEAGDGGVPGWRFAGRGRGHGVGMCQVGAYLMAQRGLTYREILWHYYGAVEIGSFSS from the coding sequence ATGGGAGTACGCGGGTCACAGACCGTCAAGCGGTACCTGACCAACCTTGGGCTGGTCGCCGTGGCCTGTCTGCTGCTGGCGACGGCGTCGGCAGTGCATCCCGGTGCGGCGACGTCTCCTCCGTCGATCGTTCTGCCGGAGGAGATTCGGCTGGGGCTGGCCACGGACCTCGAGCGGGTCGAGGTTGCCTGCTGCGACGGGCCTTCGTGGCTAGCGGACGATGCGGGCCGGCGGTACGAGGTTGCCGGTTCCTTTGAGGTGCTGGCGGCGCCGGGGACGGCGAGCCCGGGAGTCCATCGCCTGCAGGTGGCGGCGTTGAGGGATCGGGTGCAGGCGGAGAAGCTGGCCGGCCGGCTGGCGGATCTGCTCGATCAGCGGGCTGACTCGGTGCTCGACGCGGGCACCGGCCTGTACCGGGTCCGGGTGGGACGCTTCGCTGACCGGGAGGCGGCGGAGCAGGCTCGCGGCCGCCTTCATGTCGAAGGGTTCGACGACGTCTGGATCACCATCGAGGGCCAGGTTCTGGAGGAGCCGGGCTTCGAGGTCGACGGGATCGGCAGGGTTGTCGGACGGAGGCTGCGGCTCGAGTCGGCCGACGGTGTCGTTCGCATCCTCGGTCGCCGTTACCGGGGAGCGCTCGAGGTCTTCCTGAGCGATCGAGCCGGACTGAATGTCGTCAACGCGGCGCCGCTCGAGGACTACCTGCGCGGCGTCGTACCGGTCGAGCTCGGTCCGGACCTGTACCCGGAGCTCGAGGCGATCAAGGCGCAGGCCGTGGCCGCGCGCACTTACGCGGTAAAGCGCCTGGGCGAGTTCGAAGAGGAGGGGTACGACCTCTGCGCCACGCCGCTGTGCCAGGTCTACGGCGGCCTGGAGGTTGAGCACCCCGTCTCGGACCGCGCGATCGCGGCGACCGGCGGCGAGATCCTGCTTCGTGACGGAGCGCTTCAGGAGGCTCTGTTCACGGCGAGTTGCGGCGGCAGCACGGAGCTCGTCGATCACGTCTTCCCTCTTCTGGCGGGCGGGGGCCCCATGGCAACGGCCTGTGTCGAAGGGGGAGTCGTGACCCTGGGGGGCGGCGCCGAGGGCTCGCCCGCAAGGCACCTGTTGAGGTCGGTCGGCGTTCGAAGTGTGCGCGAGAGACGGGTCGATGAGCGACTGGACCGCGCCCGTTCCGGCGGCGATCTGGAAGTTGTCGAAGGGAGCCTGGGCGGCCTCGACGGCGGCTGGCTCGACCTGCGCCAGCAGGGTCGCCGCCGGCTGGTGCCGTTGGCAGCCGAGTCGGCTCTGTTGGTGACCGAGGTTCCGCTTGGGACGCCCCCTGGCGAGCTCGGCGTCCCGGCACCGTCCCTGACGGCCGCGCCGGGCGACCGGCTGCGCGTCTACCTGGTCCGCGGCCAGGTGGTGCTGGTCGTTCACGAGACGCCGAGGCTTGGAGATCAGCCGAAAGCGGAACCGTGGTCGCTCTGGCGTTCCCACGGTTCACTGCGCGCCGCGGTCGAGAAGCGTTTCCCCGGCCTGGGGCTCAGGTCCATGAGAGTGCTCGAGCGCGGCGTCTCGGGTCGGGTGGCCCGCATCGACCTGATCGGTGAAAAGGGCACGGTGGAACTCCAGGGTCTGGCCATCCGCTGGCTGCTCGACATCCCCGAACACCTCGTCCGGGTGACCGCCGAAGCGGGCGACGGCGGCGTTCCCGGCTGGCGCTTCGCCGGCCGCGGCCGCGGCCATGGCGTCGGCATGTGCCAGGTCGGCGCGTACCTCATGGCGCAGCGCGGTTTGACCTACCGGGAGATCCTCTGGCACTACTACGGCGCGGTCGAGATCGGCAGTTTCTCATCGTGA